The genomic window CCTACTTCTCGATCCTCGGCGCGATCGCGATCCTCCTCGGCATCGCGATGCTGGCCTCCGTCAAGCCGGTTCTGGGCCTGATGAAGGGCGTCCGCTAGGACGCACCGGGTGGTTTGCGGGCGGACCCCATCGGGCGAGATGTGCGCCGAGCACGCGGGGTCTGGGGCGGAGCCCCGGCGAGCGGTGTCCGCCGGCTAGAGTCCGGCATCCCGTTCCGTGACGCCGTCGTGGACCTCGCCACGCCAGCCTCCGGTCTCGCGCCCACGCTCCTCGATGAAGGCCTTGAACCGCTGCAGGTCCATCTCGGCCTGCCGCACGTCGATGTCGAGTGCGGCGCCGACCTTCTCGACGACGGTCTCGGGCAGCCAGATCATCTCGAGGTCGACGTGGGTGCCGCCGTCCTCGTTCGGTCCGAACGCCACTCGCCCGGTGTGGGTCTTGCCGTCGACGCTCGCCCAGGCGATGAGGTGATCGGGCACCTGCTCGGTGATCTCGGCCTCGAATTCGCGGCGGACGCCGCCGACGCTCACGACCCACCGCGTGCGGGTCGCGTCGAGCTGCGTCACCTCTTTCACGGCGTGCAGGAAGTTCGGGAACGACTCGAATTGGGTCCACTGGTTGTAGACGGCGCGGATCGGCGCATCGACGTCGACCTCGGCGCTCATCGTGCTCGGCTTGGCCATGATTCCTCCCGTGGCTGGTGCGGTCGACCCACCGTAGGCATCGCCAGGCCCTGACCCCGAGGGGGTTGACGGTCACGGATCGAGCGTCTATCCCGCGTGCTCGTCACCCCGCGCGCGGGCGAGATCGCGCTGAGGACGGCGCGAGGCGAGCCGGGCGCCGACCACGCTCGCGAGCGCAGCGAGCAGCATCGCCCCCGCCGCCACGGCCATGTTCGCGGTCGGGCCGAACGCGTCCGTCAGCTGTCCGCCGATCCACGAGCCGGCGGCGATCCCGACGTTCACCAGGACGATGATCGCGGCGCTCGCGAGGTCTCGCAGGCGATCGGATGCCGCGCGCATGAGCGCCGTCTGGATCAGCGGGAACACGGCGCCCGTCGCCGCGCCCCACAGGGCGAGGGCCGCGATCACGACCGCGAGGCTGCCCGGTGCCGCGGCGAGCGCGGCGAACGCGACGACGTAGAGGAGGAACGCCGCGGTCAGCGCGCCGCGGGGGAAGCGGTCTGCGAGCATTCCGGCGACGGCGACGCCCGCCAGCCCCGTGGCCCCGAACACGAACAGCAGCGCGCTCGCCCACTCCCCGGGGATGCCGGCGGCGTCGGAGAGGTACGGGCGGATGTAGACGAACGACATGAACTGGGCGAGCCCGAGCAGCAGGCCCGCGACGCCGAAGACCAGCAGCGGGGGGATCGACCGATCGTGGCGCAGCGGCGCACGCTCCTCCACGGGGACGGGGTTCACGACCGAGTGGGGCAGCCATCGCAGGGCGACGACGGCGAGGAGCAGCATCCCCACCCCCATGGCGGCGAACGCCACCCGCCAGCTCGTGAGCTGTGCCAGCGCGGTGGCGGCCGGCAGTCCGAGGACGGTTGCGGCCGTGCCTCCGCCGGTGACGAGCGCGAGGCCGCGGCCCAGGTGGGCACCGGCCAGGAGCGACGAGGAGTAGACGATGACGATCGCCCAGAAGACGCCGTGCGCGATCGCCGCGACCACGCGGGTGGTCAGCGCGAACTCGTATGTCGGGGCGAAGGCCGTCGCGACGTTCGCGAGCGCGAAGACCGCGAGGGAGACGGCCACGACGA from Microbacterium sulfonylureivorans includes these protein-coding regions:
- a CDS encoding SRPBCC family protein; amino-acid sequence: MAKPSTMSAEVDVDAPIRAVYNQWTQFESFPNFLHAVKEVTQLDATRTRWVVSVGGVRREFEAEITEQVPDHLIAWASVDGKTHTGRVAFGPNEDGGTHVDLEMIWLPETVVEKVGAALDIDVRQAEMDLQRFKAFIEERGRETGGWRGEVHDGVTERDAGL
- a CDS encoding MFS transporter — protein: MTTSTASVALSTTAAPRFPLGVLLLLSLGVFVTVTAESLPAGLMPEMAADLGVDPLRIGLLVSVWALVVIATSLPLTRATRAIDRRIVVAVSLAVFALANVATAFAPTYEFALTTRVVAAIAHGVFWAIVIVYSSSLLAGAHLGRGLALVTGGGTAATVLGLPAATALAQLTSWRVAFAAMGVGMLLLAVVALRWLPHSVVNPVPVEERAPLRHDRSIPPLLVFGVAGLLLGLAQFMSFVYIRPYLSDAAGIPGEWASALLFVFGATGLAGVAVAGMLADRFPRGALTAAFLLYVVAFAALAAAPGSLAVVIAALALWGAATGAVFPLIQTALMRAASDRLRDLASAAIIVLVNVGIAAGSWIGGQLTDAFGPTANMAVAAGAMLLAALASVVGARLASRRPQRDLARARGDEHAG